Proteins encoded in a region of the Zea mays cultivar B73 chromosome 4, Zm-B73-REFERENCE-NAM-5.0, whole genome shotgun sequence genome:
- the LOC100384036 gene encoding uncharacterized protein LOC100384036 precursor, translated as MAVALLLLLVTPVGLLAALALLTRPRAARVPLKGRHVFITGGSSGIGLAMATAAAREGARVSILARNLARLEDARAAIQRDSGRDDVGVHAADVRDAGAVARALQEAGPVDVLVCNHGVFVPQELEGQDVDEIKWMVDINLMGSFHLIKAALPAMKARTRETRLPGSIAIMSSQAGQRASSLFADWVRRCSMRSSRTTFMSR; from the exons ATGGCCGTGGCGCTCCTCCTCCTGCTGGTGACGCCCGTCGGGCTGCTCGCCGCGCTCGCGCTCCTCACGCGGCCCCGGGCCGCGCGGGTCCCGCTCAAAGGCCGCCACGTCTTCATCACGGGCGGGTCCAGCGGCATCGGGCTCGCCATGGCCACGGCCGCGGCGCGGGAGGGCGCGCGGGTCTCCATCCTGGCCCGCAACCTCGCCCGCCTCGAGGACGCGCGCGCCGCCATCCAGCGCGACTCGGGCAGGGACGACGTCGGCGTCCACGCGGCCGACGTGCGGGACGCCGGCGCCGTCGCGCGCGCGCTCCAGGAGGCCGGCCCCGTCGACGTCCTCGTCTGCAACCACGGCGTGTTCGTGCCGCAGGAGCTCGAGGGGCAGGACGTGGATGAGATCAAGTGGATGGTGGACATCAACCTCATGGGCAGCTTCCACCTCATCAAGGCCGCGCTTCCGGCCATGAAGGCGCGCACCCGCGAGACGCGCCTCCCTGGCTCCATCGCCATCATGTCCTCCCAGGCCGGCCAG CGAGCAAGTTCGCTCTTCGCGGATTGGGTGAGGCGTTGCAGCATGAGGTCATCGCGGACAACATTCATGTCTCGTTGA
- the LOC100384036 gene encoding uncharacterized protein isoform X1 has protein sequence MAVALLLLLVTPVGLLAALALLTRPRAARVPLKGRHVFITGGSSGIGLAMATAAAREGARVSILARNLARLEDARAAIQRDSGRDDVGVHAADVRDAGAVARALQEAGPVDVLVCNHGVFVPQELEGQDVDEIKWMVDINLMGSFHLIKAALPAMKARTRETRLPGSIAIMSSQAGQVGIYGYTAYSASKFALRGLGEALQHEVIADNIHVSLIFPPDTETPGLEEEHKRRPELTNIIAGSSGGMKADDVAKKALDGIKSAKFIVPCNFEGAMLAVATAGLSPQSSPLMAFLEVVGAGLMRFAAICFQWNWFSTIESYYAKKKKSE, from the exons ATGGCCGTGGCGCTCCTCCTCCTGCTGGTGACGCCCGTCGGGCTGCTCGCCGCGCTCGCGCTCCTCACGCGGCCCCGGGCCGCGCGGGTCCCGCTCAAAGGCCGCCACGTCTTCATCACGGGCGGGTCCAGCGGCATCGGGCTCGCCATGGCCACGGCCGCGGCGCGGGAGGGCGCGCGGGTCTCCATCCTGGCCCGCAACCTCGCCCGCCTCGAGGACGCGCGCGCCGCCATCCAGCGCGACTCGGGCAGGGACGACGTCGGCGTCCACGCGGCCGACGTGCGGGACGCCGGCGCCGTCGCGCGCGCGCTCCAGGAGGCCGGCCCCGTCGACGTCCTCGTCTGCAACCACGGCGTGTTCGTGCCGCAGGAGCTCGAGGGGCAGGACGTGGATGAGATCAAGTGGATGGTGGACATCAACCTCATGGGCAGCTTCCACCTCATCAAGGCCGCGCTTCCGGCCATGAAGGCGCGCACCCGCGAGACGCGCCTCCCTGGCTCCATCGCCATCATGTCCTCCCAGGCCGGCCAG GTTGGTATTTATGGTTACACTGCCTACTCAGCGAGCAAGTTCGCTCTTCGCGGATTGGGTGAGGCGTTGCAGCATGAGGTCATCGCGGACAACATTCATGTCTCGTTGATATTCCCTCCTGACACCGAGACTCCAGGATTGGAAGAGG AGCATAAGAGGAGGCCGGAATTGACAAACATCATAGCAGGGTCATCCGGTGGAATGAAGGCCGACGATGTTGCCAAGAAGGCTCTGGACGGCATCAAATCCGCAAAATTCATTGTCCCCTGTAATTTCGAGGGCGCAATGTTAGCCGTAGCCACCGCTGGTTTATCCCCGCAGAGCTCCCCGTTAATGGCATTCCTAGAAGTGGTTGGCGCTGGACTCATGCGGTTTGCGGCAATTTGTTTCCAGTGGAATTGGTTCTCCACCATCGAGAGCTATTATGCCAAGAAAAAGAAGAGCGAGTGA
- the LOC100280417 gene encoding rop guanine nucleotide exchange factor 14-like isoform X1: MKMKALACCRRRPQDLSIDMDQEPDRVMTYNGLETCIINCSAYDDDSGISATTCGDGCVTADSLDDEVSSCFSKDASGSSFSSHCLSKQEEHSLDELGTPIAIHLLPFKAKKPITYTLSASDIENMKKKFAKLLLGYDTSGGARGVCAALALSNGIINLSATVFGELWKLEPLCEDKKIRWRKEMDWLMSPTTYIVELVPRKQSGADGCTFEIMTPKARSDVHVNLPALQKLDTMLIEVMDSMIDTEFWYEESGSRADGPVKITGPRKSKKWWLPSPRVPEQGLSRFQRKRLVFQAKLVHQILKAAKSINEQVLFHMPIPAAVMDALPKSGRASLGEDLYQAITTEYIPIEEIFVSLSLKTEHSVLETMNQLEGAMFAWNQRILEERSKRSPGRHSWSFMKDSSSELDKMSACIERVDTLVQLLKARYPNLPPTFIDVLKVQYNVDVGNAIVEAYSRVLVGVAFSILSRVAEILLEDDLVKRPNTPMASLKFDLSSDVYLAGITETPPGHVRRSLMDQISMVDGRFNAAVKKKGAKQLRW; the protein is encoded by the exons ATGAAGATGAAGGCGCTGGCGTGCTGCCGGCGGCGGCCCCAGGACTTGAGCATCGACATGGACCAAGAGCCCGACA GGGTGATGACATATAATGGCCTGGAGACCTGCATTATCAACTGTTCCGCCTATGACGATGATAGTGGCATCAGTGCAACAACATGCGGAGATGGCTGTGTCACCGCTGATTCCCTTGATGATGAAGTCTCTAGCTGCTTTAGTAAAGATGCTTCTGGTTCTTCCTTCTCTTCACACTGCCTTAGCAAGCAGGAGGAGCATTCGCTAGATGAGTTGGGTACACCCATCGCAATTCATCTACTCCCTTTCAAAGCGAAGAAACCAATCACATATACCTTGAGTGCTTCAGATATTGAAAACATGAAGAAAAAATTTGCGAAGCTTTTGCTCGGTTATGATACTTCAGGAGGCGCTAGGGGCGTTTGTGCGGCTCTGGCCTTGTCTAATGGCATAATCAATCTCTCTG CTACTGTTTTTGGAGAACTCTGGAAGCTGGAACCATTGTGCGAAGATAAAAAGATCAGGTGGAGAAAAGAAATGGACTGGTTGATGTCTCCTACAACTTATATAGTGGAGCTGGTTCCAAGGAAACAAAGCGGAGCAGATGGATGCACATTTGAG ATTATGACTCCAAAGGCCCGCTCAGATGTTCATGTGAACCTTCCTGCCCTTCAGAAGCTTGATACGATGCTCATT GAAGTAATGGACTCTATGATAGATACAGAGTTCTGGTATGAGGAGAGTGGTAGCAGAGCTGATGGTCCGGTGAAAATTACCGGCCCAAGGAAGAGTAAAAAGTGGTGGCTCCCATCTCCTCGTGTCCCTGAGCAAGGGCTATCTCGATTTCAGCGGAAAAGGCTTGTTTTTCAGGCTAAGCTTGTTCACCAGATCCTCAAAGCCGCAAAATCCATCAACGAACAAGTCCTGTTCCACATGCCTATTCCGGCAGCTGTTATGGATGCCCTTCCAAAG TCTGGGAGAGCTAGCTTGGGTGAAGATTTGTACCAGGCTATAACGACCGAGTATATTCCCATAGAGGAAATATTTGTTTCCCTCAGTTTGAAAACTGAGCATAGTGTGCTCGAGACTATGAACCAGTTGGAGGGGGCAATGTTTGCATGGAACCAAAGAATCTTAGAGGAGCGAAGCAAGAGGTCACCGGGACGTCATTCCTGGAGCTTCATGAAGGACAGCTCGTCAGAACTCGACAAGATGTCTGCATGCATCGAAAGGGTCGACACCCTTGTGCAGCTTCTGAAAGCCAGATATCCGAACCTGCCTCCAACTTTTATAGATGTTCTAAAGGTCCAGTACAATGTG GATGTGGGGAATGCAATCGTGGAGGCATACTCTAGGGTTCTTGTCGGGGTAGCATTCAGCATACTGTCGCGCGTGGCGGAGATACTGCTGGAGGATGACCTGGTCAAGAGGCCCAACACCCCCATGGCCTCACTGAAGTTCGACCTCTCCTCCGACGTGTACTTGGCCGGCATAACAGAGACGCCGCCGGGACACGTCCGGAGGTCCCTTATGGATCAGATCAGCATGGTCGACGGGCGCTTCAACGCTGCTGTGAAGAAGAAAGGAGCGAAGCAGCTGAGGTGGTGA
- the LOC100280417 gene encoding rop guanine nucleotide exchange factor 14-like isoform X2 — MTYNGLETCIINCSAYDDDSGISATTCGDGCVTADSLDDEVSSCFSKDASGSSFSSHCLSKQEEHSLDELGTPIAIHLLPFKAKKPITYTLSASDIENMKKKFAKLLLGYDTSGGARGVCAALALSNGIINLSATVFGELWKLEPLCEDKKIRWRKEMDWLMSPTTYIVELVPRKQSGADGCTFEIMTPKARSDVHVNLPALQKLDTMLIEVMDSMIDTEFWYEESGSRADGPVKITGPRKSKKWWLPSPRVPEQGLSRFQRKRLVFQAKLVHQILKAAKSINEQVLFHMPIPAAVMDALPKSGRASLGEDLYQAITTEYIPIEEIFVSLSLKTEHSVLETMNQLEGAMFAWNQRILEERSKRSPGRHSWSFMKDSSSELDKMSACIERVDTLVQLLKARYPNLPPTFIDVLKVQYNVDVGNAIVEAYSRVLVGVAFSILSRVAEILLEDDLVKRPNTPMASLKFDLSSDVYLAGITETPPGHVRRSLMDQISMVDGRFNAAVKKKGAKQLRW, encoded by the exons ATGACATATAATGGCCTGGAGACCTGCATTATCAACTGTTCCGCCTATGACGATGATAGTGGCATCAGTGCAACAACATGCGGAGATGGCTGTGTCACCGCTGATTCCCTTGATGATGAAGTCTCTAGCTGCTTTAGTAAAGATGCTTCTGGTTCTTCCTTCTCTTCACACTGCCTTAGCAAGCAGGAGGAGCATTCGCTAGATGAGTTGGGTACACCCATCGCAATTCATCTACTCCCTTTCAAAGCGAAGAAACCAATCACATATACCTTGAGTGCTTCAGATATTGAAAACATGAAGAAAAAATTTGCGAAGCTTTTGCTCGGTTATGATACTTCAGGAGGCGCTAGGGGCGTTTGTGCGGCTCTGGCCTTGTCTAATGGCATAATCAATCTCTCTG CTACTGTTTTTGGAGAACTCTGGAAGCTGGAACCATTGTGCGAAGATAAAAAGATCAGGTGGAGAAAAGAAATGGACTGGTTGATGTCTCCTACAACTTATATAGTGGAGCTGGTTCCAAGGAAACAAAGCGGAGCAGATGGATGCACATTTGAG ATTATGACTCCAAAGGCCCGCTCAGATGTTCATGTGAACCTTCCTGCCCTTCAGAAGCTTGATACGATGCTCATT GAAGTAATGGACTCTATGATAGATACAGAGTTCTGGTATGAGGAGAGTGGTAGCAGAGCTGATGGTCCGGTGAAAATTACCGGCCCAAGGAAGAGTAAAAAGTGGTGGCTCCCATCTCCTCGTGTCCCTGAGCAAGGGCTATCTCGATTTCAGCGGAAAAGGCTTGTTTTTCAGGCTAAGCTTGTTCACCAGATCCTCAAAGCCGCAAAATCCATCAACGAACAAGTCCTGTTCCACATGCCTATTCCGGCAGCTGTTATGGATGCCCTTCCAAAG TCTGGGAGAGCTAGCTTGGGTGAAGATTTGTACCAGGCTATAACGACCGAGTATATTCCCATAGAGGAAATATTTGTTTCCCTCAGTTTGAAAACTGAGCATAGTGTGCTCGAGACTATGAACCAGTTGGAGGGGGCAATGTTTGCATGGAACCAAAGAATCTTAGAGGAGCGAAGCAAGAGGTCACCGGGACGTCATTCCTGGAGCTTCATGAAGGACAGCTCGTCAGAACTCGACAAGATGTCTGCATGCATCGAAAGGGTCGACACCCTTGTGCAGCTTCTGAAAGCCAGATATCCGAACCTGCCTCCAACTTTTATAGATGTTCTAAAGGTCCAGTACAATGTG GATGTGGGGAATGCAATCGTGGAGGCATACTCTAGGGTTCTTGTCGGGGTAGCATTCAGCATACTGTCGCGCGTGGCGGAGATACTGCTGGAGGATGACCTGGTCAAGAGGCCCAACACCCCCATGGCCTCACTGAAGTTCGACCTCTCCTCCGACGTGTACTTGGCCGGCATAACAGAGACGCCGCCGGGACACGTCCGGAGGTCCCTTATGGATCAGATCAGCATGGTCGACGGGCGCTTCAACGCTGCTGTGAAGAAGAAAGGAGCGAAGCAGCTGAGGTGGTGA
- the LOC100280417 gene encoding Rop guanine nucleotide exchange factor 14-like precursor translates to MLMLRWGFVSSCLFQLLLLALRRGKRRGARRDRRRMKMKALACCRRRPQDLSIDMDQEPDRVMTYNGLETCIINCSAYDDDSGISATTCGDGCVTADSLDDEVSSCFSKDASGSSFSSHCLSKQEEHSLDELGTPIAIHLLPFKAKKPITYTLSASDIENMKKKFAKLLLGYDTSGGARGVCAALALSNGIINLSATVFGELWKLEPLCEDKKIRWRKEMDWLMSPTTYIVELVPRKQSGADGCTFEIMTPKARSDVHVNLPALQKLDTMLIEVMDSMIDTEFWYEESGSRADGPVKITGPRKSKKWWLPSPRVPEQGLSRFQRKRLVFQAKLVHQILKAAKSINEQVLFHMPIPAAVMDALPKSGRASLGEDLYQAITTEYIPIEEIFVSLSLKTEHSVLETMNQLEGAMFAWNQRILEERSKRSPGRHSWSFMKDSSSELDKMSACIERVDTLVQLLKARYPNLPPTFIDVLKVQYNVDVGNAIVEAYSRVLVGVAFSILSRVAEILLEDDLVKRPNTPMASLKFDLSSDVYLAGITETPPGHVRRSLMDQISMVDGRFNAAVKKKGAKQLRW, encoded by the exons ATGCTGATGCTACGGTGGGGTTTCGTCTCCTCCTGTCTTTTTCAGTTATTGCTGCTGGCATTGCGGCGCGGTAAGAGGAGAGGAGCGAGGAGGGATCGGCGGAGAATGAAGATGAAGGCGCTGGCGTGCTGCCGGCGGCGGCCCCAGGACTTGAGCATCGACATGGACCAAGAGCCCGACA GGGTGATGACATATAATGGCCTGGAGACCTGCATTATCAACTGTTCCGCCTATGACGATGATAGTGGCATCAGTGCAACAACATGCGGAGATGGCTGTGTCACCGCTGATTCCCTTGATGATGAAGTCTCTAGCTGCTTTAGTAAAGATGCTTCTGGTTCTTCCTTCTCTTCACACTGCCTTAGCAAGCAGGAGGAGCATTCGCTAGATGAGTTGGGTACACCCATCGCAATTCATCTACTCCCTTTCAAAGCGAAGAAACCAATCACATATACCTTGAGTGCTTCAGATATTGAAAACATGAAGAAAAAATTTGCGAAGCTTTTGCTCGGTTATGATACTTCAGGAGGCGCTAGGGGCGTTTGTGCGGCTCTGGCCTTGTCTAATGGCATAATCAATCTCTCTG CTACTGTTTTTGGAGAACTCTGGAAGCTGGAACCATTGTGCGAAGATAAAAAGATCAGGTGGAGAAAAGAAATGGACTGGTTGATGTCTCCTACAACTTATATAGTGGAGCTGGTTCCAAGGAAACAAAGCGGAGCAGATGGATGCACATTTGAG ATTATGACTCCAAAGGCCCGCTCAGATGTTCATGTGAACCTTCCTGCCCTTCAGAAGCTTGATACGATGCTCATT GAAGTAATGGACTCTATGATAGATACAGAGTTCTGGTATGAGGAGAGTGGTAGCAGAGCTGATGGTCCGGTGAAAATTACCGGCCCAAGGAAGAGTAAAAAGTGGTGGCTCCCATCTCCTCGTGTCCCTGAGCAAGGGCTATCTCGATTTCAGCGGAAAAGGCTTGTTTTTCAGGCTAAGCTTGTTCACCAGATCCTCAAAGCCGCAAAATCCATCAACGAACAAGTCCTGTTCCACATGCCTATTCCGGCAGCTGTTATGGATGCCCTTCCAAAG TCTGGGAGAGCTAGCTTGGGTGAAGATTTGTACCAGGCTATAACGACCGAGTATATTCCCATAGAGGAAATATTTGTTTCCCTCAGTTTGAAAACTGAGCATAGTGTGCTCGAGACTATGAACCAGTTGGAGGGGGCAATGTTTGCATGGAACCAAAGAATCTTAGAGGAGCGAAGCAAGAGGTCACCGGGACGTCATTCCTGGAGCTTCATGAAGGACAGCTCGTCAGAACTCGACAAGATGTCTGCATGCATCGAAAGGGTCGACACCCTTGTGCAGCTTCTGAAAGCCAGATATCCGAACCTGCCTCCAACTTTTATAGATGTTCTAAAGGTCCAGTACAATGTG GATGTGGGGAATGCAATCGTGGAGGCATACTCTAGGGTTCTTGTCGGGGTAGCATTCAGCATACTGTCGCGCGTGGCGGAGATACTGCTGGAGGATGACCTGGTCAAGAGGCCCAACACCCCCATGGCCTCACTGAAGTTCGACCTCTCCTCCGACGTGTACTTGGCCGGCATAACAGAGACGCCGCCGGGACACGTCCGGAGGTCCCTTATGGATCAGATCAGCATGGTCGACGGGCGCTTCAACGCTGCTGTGAAGAAGAAAGGAGCGAAGCAGCTGAGGTGGTGA